A genome region from Primulina eburnea isolate SZY01 chromosome 9, ASM2296580v1, whole genome shotgun sequence includes the following:
- the LOC140841249 gene encoding plant intracellular Ras-group-related LRR protein 9-like, whose translation MDPNPTNFPILSYVMAKLPSIKRSFSNAAAAFDVENPPSPPSEPQEPHFELAEKMPHLNNPKLISAMRCAVKDLAETRSVLKALGTRPDHEAVDTARFKLSELNTHSSRGSDELNEDCKMYKAVITLDEMHEAYEKMLGEAERRLERIYEAAVAGEGDNFIEEEEKGGKNVEEAEEMNEEVARILKEAGSGTGIERVDLSERKLRALPEAFGRLASLVVLNVSNNQLEAIPDSVSGLENLEELYLSTNLLESLPDSMGLLFKLKILDVSGNKLIALPDSISHCRLLIELDASFNKLTYLPTNIGFELVNLKRLSIQYNKIRSLPTSIGGMKSLKLLDVHFNELRGLPPSVGKLINLEILNLSSNFSDLTELPDNISDLISLKELDLSNNQIHTLPFTFGQLFNLSKLNLDQNPLTIPPEEVVNEGVEAVKSYMAKRREEILMEEEQKTMHEMPEQTQASLLTRSTSWLNTFVTSVSGTVSGYLGGSPKSNADSNYLNQQL comes from the exons ATGGATCCGAATCCCACTAATTTCCCGATCCTCTCATACGTCATGGCCAAACTCCCCAGCATCAAACGCTCCTTCTCCAACGCCGCCGCTGCTTTCGACGTCGAGAACCCGCCGTCGCCGCCGTCCGAGCCTCAGGAACCTCATTTCGAGCTGGCCGAGAAAATGCCCCACCTCAATAACCCAAAACTCATCTCGGCCATGCGCTGCGCTGTTAAGGACCTCGCCGAGACCCGATCCGTTCTCAAAGCGCTCGGAACCCGACCCGATCATGAGGCTGTGGACACGGCCCGGTTCAAATTGTCGGAATTGAATACTCATTCATCGAGGGGTTCGGATGAATTGAACGAGGATTGTAAGATGTATAAGGCGGTGATCACTTTGGATGAGATGCACGAGGCGTATGAGAAGATGCTGGGTGAGGCGGAAAGAAGGTTGGAGAGGATATACGAGGCGGCGGTTGCAGGGGAGGGCGATAATTTCATAGAGGAGGAGGAGAAGGGAGGGAAAAATGTGGAGGAAGCAGAGGAAATGAATGAGGAGGTGGCGAGGATTCTGAAGGAAGCGGGATCGGGCACGGGGATTGAGAGGGTTGATTTGTCAGAGAGAAAATTGAGGGCTCTGCCAGAGGCATTTGGGAGGCTAGCATCGTTGGTTGTGCTTAATGTTTCCAATAATCAGCTTGAG GCAATTCCTGATTCAGTTTCTGGATTAGAAAACCTCGAGGAGCTTTATCTTTCGACTAATCTCTTGGAATCATTGCCTGATTCTATGGGCCTGTTGTTTAAGTTGAAAATCTTAGATGTGTCGGGAAACAAACTAATCGCTTTGCCTGACAGCATCTCACATTGCAG gTTGTTGATCGAGTTGGATGCCAGTTTCAACAAACTGACCTACTTACCAACAAATATAGGCTTCGAACTAGTGAATCTAAAAAGGCTCTCAATCCAATATAACAAAATTCGATCTCTTCCCACATCTATCGGTGGAATGAAATCCTTGAAACTCTTGGATGTACATTTCAACGAGCTCCGTGGTCTTCCACCTTCTGTTGGGAAATTGATAAATCTCGAGATTTTGAATCTTAGCAGCAACTTCAGTGATTTAACTGAACTTCCCGACAACATTTCCGACCTAATCAGCTTAAAAGAACTCGATTTGAGTAACAACCAGATTCATACATTGCCTTTCACCTTTGGCCAGCTTTTCAATCTCAGTAAACTTAATTTGGACCAAAACCCTCTCACGATACCTCCAGAGGAAGTTGTTAACGAAGGAGTTGAAGCTGTAAAATCGTATATGGCTAAAAGACGGGAGGAGATACTGATGGAGGAAGAACAGAAGACTATGCATGAAATGCCAGAGCAAACACAGGCTAGTTTATTGACTCGAAGCACCTCTTGGTTGAATACTTTTGTTACAAGTGTTTCTGGAACAGTTTCTGGATACTTGGGAGGCTCCCCAAAATCGAACGCTGACTCAAATTACCTGAACCAGCAGCTATAA
- the LOC140840699 gene encoding uncharacterized protein: MSRKAKQKGSLKEEIIKKEICQGIKFLSPQNSALTLTYIDEDDDEVMLVDDDDLRDMVRQRLDLLRITVKLTAEKNATKYYSSGSSTPLKSPPVQKPFQCTKTALEPLCETLVKLSTNLASKASTSTRDIMSLVSYFSEVSSSYLTYISEFQPRMQTPTDNFVMKDSETSKADAAQSMVRSNVGFEGFIKQNESMEKLELLATVIDNSVKLGDKSVVSIKASSATGAGLNDVGVDSKTFNAGWPVRDSLQCPGPAAKSRVVGKKE; this comes from the coding sequence atgtctagaaaggcaaaacaaAAAGGATCTTTAAAAGAGGAAATTATTAAAAAGGAAATATGTCaaggaataaaattcctttcaCCTCAAAATAGTGCTTTAACGTTAACTTATATTGACGAAGACGACGATGAGGTGATGCTAGTTGACGATGATGATCTCCGTGATATGGTGAGGCAGAGGCTGGACCTTTTGCGAATTACTGTCAAGCTGACTGCTGAAAAGAATGCCACAAAGTATTATTCAAGTGGAAGTTCTACTCCCTTGAAATCACCTCCAGTGCAGAAACCGTTTCAATGTACTAAAACTGCTCTGGAGCCTCTATGTGAGACTCTTGTGAAGCTTTCGACTAATTTGGCATCTAAAGCGTCCACCTCCACACGCGATATTATGAGTCTCGTTAGCTACTTCTCAGAAGTGAGTTCGTCCTACTTGACCTATATTTCAGAGTTCCAACCTAGAATGCAGACTCCCACTGATAACTTTGTAATGAAAGACTCGGAAACATCCAAGGCTGATGCTGCCCAATCAATGGTTCGATCAAACGTTGGATTTGAAGGGTTCATCAAGCAAAATGAGAGCATGGAAAAACTTGAACTGCTGGCAACCGTGATAGACAATTCTGTGAAACTTGGTGATAAAAGTGTAGTAAGCATAAAGGCTTCTTCTGCAACTGGAGCTGGTTTAAATGATGTGGGAGTTGACTCAAAAACTTTCAATGCTGGCTGGCCAGTGAGGGATTCTTTGCAATGTCCAGGCCCCGCTGCAAAATCTAGGGTGGTTGGTAAGAAAGAATAG